From the Pseudomonas putida genome, one window contains:
- a CDS encoding plasmid pRiA4b ORF-3 family protein translates to MVNPVRLPKPEADLLLLRIELKYIEPTIWRRVAVPENITLSRLHSVIQIVMGWEGGHLHEFEIAGENYGIPDPDGWGPPVKPEARKTLIKALCGKKTFRYVYDFGDSWDHRIKVEKVLPAIACPQVPYCVDGANACPPEDVGGEPGYAEFLEAMADPDHPEHEAMMEWYGETFDPTAFDWEQANEWLKEIRV, encoded by the coding sequence ATGGTCAACCCTGTTCGTTTGCCAAAACCTGAAGCAGATCTGTTGTTGCTGCGCATTGAGTTGAAATACATAGAACCCACGATTTGGCGTCGCGTGGCGGTACCGGAAAATATCACCCTGAGCAGATTGCACTCCGTGATCCAGATCGTAATGGGCTGGGAAGGTGGGCATCTGCATGAGTTTGAAATTGCCGGTGAAAACTATGGCATACCTGACCCCGACGGATGGGGCCCGCCGGTCAAGCCAGAAGCCCGCAAGACCCTGATCAAAGCCTTGTGCGGGAAGAAGACGTTTCGCTATGTGTATGACTTTGGCGACAGCTGGGATCACCGGATCAAAGTCGAAAAAGTGCTGCCTGCCATTGCCTGTCCGCAGGTGCCGTATTGCGTCGACGGCGCTAATGCCTGCCCTCCAGAGGACGTGGGTGGCGAGCCGGGCTATGCCGAGTTTCTTGAGGCGATGGCAGACCCCGACCACCCGGAGCATGAAGCCATGATGGAATGGTATGGGGAAACCTTTGACCCAACGGCTTTTGACTGGGAACAAGCGAATGAGTGGTTAAAGGAAATCAGGGTCTGA